A segment of the Capnocytophaga sp. ARDL2 genome:
TCTTCCGTAGAAAGTACACTTGGCGTACCACCGCCAAAGTAGATGGTTTCCACAACTTCACAGATTTCATTTTTTCTCAAAATCAATTCTTTAGCAAGAGCATCGAGCAGTTCGCCTTTCTTTTTTAGGGAAGTAGAAAAGTGAAAATCGCAGTAATTACAAGCCTGCTTGCAAAACGGAATGTGAATATAGATACCAGCCATTATTTAGAAATACGGTCTTTGTTTTGATTGACAAACGCTTCCCAGCCGCTATAAGATTTTCCTACCACAGTCTTACCCAAATTGAAAAAATGACACACAGCCACCGCCAAACCATCCGTACTGTCGAGGTTTTTGGGCAGAGATTTCAAGCCTAAGAGTTGTTGCAGCATTTTGGCTACCTGTTCTTTAGATGCGTTACCATTGCCAGTAATTGCCATTTTTATTTTCTTGGGTTCGTATTCGGTAATGGGAATCTGACGCGAAAGCCCCGCTGCCATTGCCACTCCCTGGGCTCTTCCCAATTTGAGCATCGACTGTACATTTTTTCCAAAAAACGGAGCTTCGATAGCGATTTCGTCTGGGTGATAAGTATCGATGAGTTCGATGGTGCGTTCAAAAATGCGTTGTAATTTTAGGTAATGGTCTTCCAATTTCGAAAGGTTTAGTTCGTTTAACTGCAAAAAAATCATGGAATTGCGTTCCACTTTTATCAATCCAAACCCCATAATGGTTGTACCAGGGTCTATACCTAAAATGATGCGTTCGTGTGCCAAAGTTTGTGTGTTTTTTTAAAAAGAGTTGCAAATTACAAATATTTGATTGAAGTTGAATTTTAAAAATTAAAAAATCGTCAAAGGAATAGAAAATAGTATATTTGCAGATTGAAAAAAAGTAAATATGGATATAGTAATCAAATTATCTCAGTTTTTATTGAGTTTGTCATTGTTAATCATTTTGCACGAATTGGGACATTTTATCCCAGCAAAATTGTTTAAAACACGCGTTGAAAAATTTTATTTGTTTTTTGATGTAAAATTTTCGTTGTTTAAAAAGAAAATAGGCGAAACTGTTTATGGAATCGGTTGGTTGCCATTGGGTGGTTATGTGAAAATTGCTGGTATGATTGATGAAAGTATGGATACCGAGCAAATGAAAAAAGAACCACAACCTTGGGAATTTCGTAGCAAACCTGCTTGGCAACGATTGATTATTATGTTGGGTGGGGTGATTGTCAATTTTGTATTGGCATTCATTATATATATAGGTATGGCATGGTATTATGGCGAAAAATATGTTTCAAACGAAAGTGTGAAAGACGGTGTATGGGTGGTTTCTGACGATTTGAAAAACGCAGGAATGCAAAATGGAGACAAAATTGTTTCTATTGATGGGCAAAAATTGGAAAAATTCAACGAAGCTCAAGCAAAAATATTGACAGCAGAAACTGTTGAAGTAAAAAGAAACAATGAAAACATTACCTTGAATCTACCAAAAGATTTCATTGGAAAGCAAATTGAAAACAAAGGTGGAATGATGATTTCTGTTCGTTCGCCATTTGTGGTAGGAATGGTTTCTGAAGAATCGGCAAATAAAGAAGTCTTGCAACCAAAAGATTTAATTTTGGAGGTAAATGGTCAATCTATAAAGTTTTTTGATGAAGCAGATTCCATATTAAAACCTTTTGCTGGACAAGAAGTAGATGCCAAAATCAAAAGAGACGATCAGGTTCAAGAAGTAAAGTTACGATTGAATGACGAAGGAAAAATAGGAGTAGGATTGGGCATGCTTTCTAATGAAGATTTAGAAAAGATGGGATTGTTTGAGTTGAAAAAAGAGCAATACAGTTTATTACAATCTTTCTCTGTTGGAATAAAGAAAGGAAAAGATCAATTATTTGGCTATGGAAAACAATTGAAAAAAATCGCGAATCCAGAAACAGGAGCCTACAAAGGAGTAGGAGGATTCAAGGCTATCTATGATATTTTTCCTCAAACTTGGAGTTGGGAAATGTTTTGGGGTATTACTGCTATTTTGTCAATCATGTTGGGAGTAATGAATTTATTGCCAATTCCAGCCTTAGATGGTGGACATGTAATGTTTTTGTTGTACGAAATCGTTACAGGTCGCAAACCGAGTGATAAGTTCATGGAGTACGCACAAACCGTTGGTTTCTTTATACTTATAGGTTTATTACTGTTTGCAAATGGTAATGATATTTTCAAAGCTATTTTTGGAAAGTAAAAAAATATGAAAAAAAATGCGAAATAGTTTTGTAAGATAAAAAAATGTAACTATCTTTGCATCGCAATAAAGGAAATAACATTTCACCTTAGCTTAGTTGGTTAGAGTTCCGTAGATATGGGATAAATCAGAGGAGTATTTGATAATTCATCAAAAAGGTGCAAAATTTTATAAAATATAAATCTTTAAAAAGATAGTAGTTTCCTCCTTAGCTCAGTTGGTTAGAGCATCTGACTGTTAATCAGAGGGTCCTTGGTTCGAGCCCAAGAGGGGGAGCAAAATTTTTCATAATATAGAGTTTTAAAGGTTAGTAGTTTCCTCCTTAGCTCAGTTGGTTAGAGCATCTGACTGTTAATCAGAGGGTCCTTGGTTCGAGCCCAAGAGGGGGAGCAAAGAAAATCAAGCACTTACAGAAATGTAGGTGCTTTTTTTATTTATAGACTGAAACATAGCTGAAACATTTTTTGTAACTTTGGAAACTCTAAACTACACACATTATGATTCAAAGCACCAGCCAAAAACCAATAGCCTTTTTTGAAGAAGTAGCAACCTACAACGAGAGCAACATATTATTATTTATATCAGAATATTTTCCAACAGCAAAAATCAATCCTCCTTTTGTAGAATTATCTGAAATGATTTTTGATGAAAATGCGAATCCTTTGGAAATTATAAATAAACAAAAAATAGTGTCCTTCTGGAGTAGTATTTTA
Coding sequences within it:
- the ruvC gene encoding crossover junction endodeoxyribonuclease RuvC, whose protein sequence is MAHERIILGIDPGTTIMGFGLIKVERNSMIFLQLNELNLSKLEDHYLKLQRIFERTIELIDTYHPDEIAIEAPFFGKNVQSMLKLGRAQGVAMAAGLSRQIPITEYEPKKIKMAITGNGNASKEQVAKMLQQLLGLKSLPKNLDSTDGLAVAVCHFFNLGKTVVGKSYSGWEAFVNQNKDRISK
- the rseP gene encoding RIP metalloprotease RseP — protein: MDIVIKLSQFLLSLSLLIILHELGHFIPAKLFKTRVEKFYLFFDVKFSLFKKKIGETVYGIGWLPLGGYVKIAGMIDESMDTEQMKKEPQPWEFRSKPAWQRLIIMLGGVIVNFVLAFIIYIGMAWYYGEKYVSNESVKDGVWVVSDDLKNAGMQNGDKIVSIDGQKLEKFNEAQAKILTAETVEVKRNNENITLNLPKDFIGKQIENKGGMMISVRSPFVVGMVSEESANKEVLQPKDLILEVNGQSIKFFDEADSILKPFAGQEVDAKIKRDDQVQEVKLRLNDEGKIGVGLGMLSNEDLEKMGLFELKKEQYSLLQSFSVGIKKGKDQLFGYGKQLKKIANPETGAYKGVGGFKAIYDIFPQTWSWEMFWGITAILSIMLGVMNLLPIPALDGGHVMFLLYEIVTGRKPSDKFMEYAQTVGFFILIGLLLFANGNDIFKAIFGK